One window of Paenibacillus albicereus genomic DNA carries:
- a CDS encoding DUF2306 domain-containing protein, translating to MSSKTALRWLAAAAAAAVAYVLYKSYLADPQAAGFLALKPAGEGPDRLSLWLAVLQVHIAAACVATACGLLGFAPAGRRTPRRLSLHRWNGYAYFVCVFLVCLTSGYMAPYATGGKWTSVPFNLLNILWPALTLLAIRRARKRRLAAHKRLMIRSYAFCFNNMTLHLFTGLFTGLVGLPYAAGYTAALYANIAFLLLAGELAIRLLRVPQKREVS from the coding sequence ATGTCATCCAAAACTGCCCTCCGCTGGCTGGCTGCCGCCGCTGCCGCCGCCGTCGCTTATGTGCTCTACAAATCTTATCTGGCCGACCCGCAAGCAGCCGGCTTCCTGGCGCTCAAGCCGGCCGGCGAAGGCCCGGACAGGCTGAGCTTATGGCTGGCCGTGCTGCAGGTCCATATCGCAGCCGCCTGCGTGGCGACTGCTTGCGGCCTGCTCGGCTTCGCTCCGGCTGGCCGGCGCACGCCGCGCCGCTTGAGCCTGCATCGCTGGAACGGCTATGCCTATTTCGTCTGCGTCTTTCTCGTCTGCTTGACTTCCGGCTACATGGCGCCCTATGCGACCGGCGGCAAATGGACCAGCGTCCCGTTCAACCTGCTCAACATCCTTTGGCCGGCGCTCACGCTGCTTGCGATTCGGAGAGCCCGCAAGCGGCGGCTGGCCGCCCACAAGCGCCTGATGATCCGAAGCTATGCCTTCTGCTTCAACAACATGACGCTGCATCTGTTCACCGGACTGTTCACCGGCCTCGTCGGATTGCCCTACGCTGCCGGATATACGGCCGCACTGTACGCCAACATCGCGTTCCTGCTCTTGGCGGGCGAGCTCGCGATCCGGTTGCTGCGCGTGCCTCAGAAACGCGAAGTCAGTTAG
- a CDS encoding (Fe-S)-binding protein, with the protein MNVSLFITCLSDAIYPRVGEAMARILARQGVRLDFPKVQTCCGQPAYNSGYWDEARKTARTILAAFRDSDFVVSPSGSCTYMLHHYEELFKDEPEALRQARELRAKTFEFTQFLVQVLGVTDIGASFPHKVTYHPSCHGSRLLGVKEEPLELLRGVEGLQLVPLPFAEDCCGFGGTFAVKMADISGAMVMEKTDHVKETEAEVLVGLDMACLMNIAGSLRRRGEPVRVLHLAELLEEGATAG; encoded by the coding sequence ATGAACGTATCCTTATTCATCACCTGCCTGAGCGATGCGATCTATCCTCGGGTCGGCGAGGCGATGGCGCGCATCCTGGCGCGGCAAGGCGTCAGGCTGGACTTTCCAAAGGTCCAAACCTGCTGCGGCCAGCCGGCGTACAACAGCGGCTACTGGGATGAGGCGCGCAAGACCGCGCGGACGATCCTCGCGGCATTCCGGGACAGCGACTTCGTCGTCTCGCCGTCCGGCTCCTGCACGTACATGCTCCATCACTACGAGGAGCTGTTCAAGGACGAGCCGGAGGCGCTGCGCCAGGCGCGGGAGCTCCGCGCCAAAACCTTTGAGTTCACGCAATTCCTCGTGCAGGTGCTTGGCGTGACGGACATCGGTGCGAGCTTTCCGCATAAGGTGACGTACCATCCGTCCTGCCACGGCAGCCGGCTGCTCGGCGTCAAGGAGGAGCCGCTTGAGCTGCTGCGCGGGGTCGAAGGGCTGCAGCTCGTGCCGCTGCCGTTCGCCGAGGACTGCTGCGGATTCGGCGGCACGTTCGCGGTCAAGATGGCCGACATCTCCGGCGCGATGGTGATGGAAAAGACCGATCATGTGAAGGAGACGGAAGCCGAGGTACTCGTCGGTCTCGACATGGCCTGCCTCATGAACATCGCCGGCAGCCTGCGTCGACGGGGCGAGCCGGTGCGCGTGCTGCACCTGGCCGAGCTGCTGGAGGAAGGGGCGACAGCCGGATGA
- a CDS encoding ABC transporter ATP-binding protein, with protein sequence MDNPQEAEALLEVEELRTHFPIRSGLLQRVSGQVKAVDGVSFRVRRGESFGIVGESGCGKSTTGRSLLRLLEPTSGQVRFDGEDVLALSDEALRRKRRDMQMIFQDPFASLNPRHRIGKILEEPLIVHGIGNAAERRERVARTMETVGLSAWQLDRYPHQFSGGQRQRVAIARALMLEPKLIVADEPVSALDVSIQSQILNLMQDLRERMGLTYVFIAHDLSVVKHFCDRVAVMYLGRVVEIADKRPLYREPRHPYTKALLSAAPHPVPGAAAERIVLQGDVPSPANVPEGCVFHTRCPVAMDICRAQRPPLKFDGEGHGTACHLYP encoded by the coding sequence ATGGACAACCCCCAGGAGGCGGAAGCGCTCCTTGAAGTCGAGGAGCTCCGCACCCATTTTCCGATCCGCAGCGGCTTGCTGCAGCGGGTGTCCGGCCAGGTGAAGGCGGTCGACGGCGTCAGCTTCCGGGTCCGGCGCGGCGAATCGTTCGGCATCGTCGGGGAGAGCGGCTGCGGCAAGTCGACGACCGGCCGCTCGCTGCTGCGGCTGCTGGAGCCGACGAGCGGGCAAGTCCGTTTTGACGGCGAAGACGTCCTCGCCTTGAGCGACGAGGCGCTGCGGCGCAAGCGACGGGACATGCAGATGATTTTCCAGGACCCCTTCGCCTCGCTCAACCCGCGGCATCGCATCGGCAAGATCCTCGAGGAGCCGCTGATCGTGCACGGCATCGGCAATGCGGCGGAGCGCCGCGAGCGGGTCGCCCGCACGATGGAGACGGTCGGCCTCAGCGCCTGGCAGCTCGACCGGTACCCGCATCAATTCTCCGGCGGCCAGCGGCAGCGCGTCGCCATCGCGCGGGCGCTCATGCTGGAGCCCAAGCTGATCGTCGCCGACGAGCCGGTATCCGCGCTCGACGTGTCGATCCAGTCGCAGATCCTCAACCTGATGCAGGACCTGCGGGAGCGCATGGGACTGACGTATGTGTTCATCGCGCATGACCTGAGCGTCGTGAAGCATTTTTGCGATCGGGTCGCGGTCATGTATCTCGGCCGCGTCGTCGAGATCGCGGACAAGCGTCCGCTCTACCGGGAACCGCGTCATCCGTACACCAAGGCGCTGCTGTCCGCGGCTCCCCATCCGGTGCCCGGAGCGGCCGCCGAGCGGATCGTGCTGCAAGGCGACGTGCCCAGTCCCGCGAACGTCCCGGAAGGCTGCGTGTTCCATACGCGCTGCCCGGTCGCGATGGACATCTGCCGCGCGCAGCGGCCTCCGCTGAAGTTCGACGGCGAGGGGCATGGAACGGCTTGTCATCTCTATCCTTGA
- a CDS encoding MFS transporter, with translation MGAEPLTLRKEPLWTRSFIVLTLGAFLMFLCLQMLMSPLPSYVEERFAPGAFVISLVTSLFALAAIAARFATAWMLGRISRHVVLFAGLALSALATLGFSAARSIEALLALRVLFGIGFGMASTVLPTLVTGIIPPRRMGEGVGYFGLSSSMAMSLGPMIGLAIMDGIGFRALSLTGAASSLVIIPLLLVFRAIPPVRRREPAPSGGRTAAAGSTGARASAGSAEPGGRAAAERADAGLAGARASAGSAETGVRAAAERADAGSAGAGASAGSAEPGGRTAAERADAGSAAAGAVDETGHSEAGQAWLPALLNALMAITYGGLLSYLVLFGREMGLPNIGLFFLLNAVAILLVRPIAGRLFDRHGHLAVLPAASLLLMGGLLLLSWSDTTGLLLLSALLYGLGFGSIQPTAQAWMLRSMPASRQASANSLFYNSTDLGVAVGSMLLGAVAASTGYALMYRWAALSMVLLLAAYGAGLAFSRRRAVRAS, from the coding sequence ATGGGCGCTGAGCCGCTCACGCTCCGCAAGGAGCCGTTATGGACGCGTTCGTTCATCGTGCTGACGCTTGGAGCCTTCCTCATGTTCCTTTGCCTGCAAATGCTCATGTCGCCGCTGCCCTCCTACGTCGAAGAGCGCTTCGCGCCGGGGGCGTTCGTCATCAGCCTCGTGACGAGCCTGTTCGCGCTCGCGGCGATTGCCGCCCGCTTCGCGACGGCGTGGATGCTCGGCCGCATCTCGCGCCATGTCGTGCTGTTCGCGGGCCTCGCCCTCTCCGCGCTGGCGACGCTCGGATTTTCCGCCGCTCGAAGCATCGAGGCGCTGCTGGCGCTGCGCGTGCTGTTCGGCATCGGCTTCGGCATGGCCAGCACCGTGCTGCCGACGCTGGTGACCGGCATCATTCCGCCGCGGCGGATGGGAGAAGGCGTCGGCTACTTCGGCCTATCGAGCAGCATGGCGATGTCGCTCGGCCCGATGATCGGGCTCGCGATTATGGACGGCATCGGCTTCCGTGCGCTGTCGCTGACCGGAGCGGCATCCTCGCTCGTCATCATCCCGCTGCTGCTCGTCTTCCGAGCGATACCGCCGGTTCGGCGCCGCGAGCCGGCTCCGTCAGGCGGCAGGACTGCTGCTGCCGGATCGACCGGAGCGCGAGCGAGCGCAGGATCGGCAGAGCCAGGCGGCCGGGCTGCTGCGGAGAGAGCTGATGCCGGATTGGCCGGAGCACGAGCGAGCGCTGGATCGGCAGAGACAGGCGTCCGGGCTGCTGCGGAGAGAGCTGATGCCGGATCGGCCGGAGCGGGAGCGAGCGCTGGATCGGCAGAGCCAGGCGGCCGGACTGCTGCGGAGAGAGCTGATGCCGGATCGGCAGCGGCCGGAGCAGTCGATGAGACCGGCCACAGCGAGGCTGGGCAAGCTTGGCTGCCGGCGCTGCTGAACGCGCTGATGGCGATAACGTATGGCGGCCTACTCAGCTATCTGGTGCTGTTCGGGCGGGAGATGGGGTTGCCGAACATCGGCCTGTTCTTTCTGCTGAACGCCGTCGCCATTCTGCTCGTACGGCCGATCGCCGGCCGGCTGTTCGACCGGCACGGGCATCTTGCCGTGCTGCCTGCGGCCTCGCTGCTGCTCATGGGCGGCCTGCTGCTGCTGAGCTGGTCCGACACGACGGGGCTGCTGCTGCTTTCGGCGCTGCTGTATGGACTCGGCTTCGGCTCGATCCAGCCGACAGCGCAGGCATGGATGCTGCGCAGCATGCCGGCTTCCCGCCAGGCGTCGGCCAACAGCCTGTTCTACAACTCGACCGACCTCGGCGTCGCGGTCGGCTCGATGCTGCTCGGCGCCGTCGCGGCCTCGACCGGCTATGCGCTCATGTACCGCTGGGCGGCGTTGTCGATGGTGCTGCTCCTCGCCGCCTATGGCGCAGGGCTCGCTTTCAGCCGCCGCCGAGCGGTCCGCGCCTCTTAG
- a CDS encoding MarR family winged helix-turn-helix transcriptional regulator, giving the protein MHSPEDSIHSRSGPAYGASLDDSIGFLLGAAYRKVSLTLLQQLRDWDITPEQWAMLARICERGGRIQRELGELTGKDKPTTTRILELLEAKGLIVKRADPKDRRSQRIYATEQGERLLAETTPVERAALDIGLGALLEEERAQLRALLQRIVKPRQEGSNDGR; this is encoded by the coding sequence ATGCACTCACCCGAAGACTCGATTCATTCCCGATCCGGTCCGGCGTACGGCGCGAGCCTGGACGATTCGATCGGATTTTTGCTTGGCGCGGCGTATCGGAAGGTAAGCCTGACCTTGCTGCAGCAGCTGCGCGACTGGGACATCACGCCCGAGCAGTGGGCGATGCTGGCGCGCATCTGCGAGCGCGGCGGGCGGATCCAGAGGGAGCTCGGCGAGCTGACCGGAAAGGACAAGCCGACCACCACGCGCATTCTGGAGCTGCTCGAAGCAAAAGGGCTCATCGTCAAGCGAGCCGACCCGAAGGATCGGCGCTCGCAGCGCATTTACGCTACGGAGCAGGGAGAGCGGCTCCTGGCCGAGACGACCCCGGTCGAGCGCGCGGCGCTGGACATCGGGCTCGGCGCGCTGCTGGAGGAGGAGCGCGCGCAGCTGCGCGCGTTGCTGCAGCGGATCGTGAAGCCGCGCCAAGAGGGCTCGAACGATGGGCGCTGA
- a CDS encoding ABC transporter ATP-binding protein: MAPSLLELTDLHTYFATDRGELPAVDGVDLTVRSGEIVGIVGESGCGKSVTSLSILRLLPEPLARYAKGSIRFKGEDLLRAKEKRMKQVRGNEISMIFQEPMTSLNPLLTIGDQIGETLRVHRSMRRKEAAEIAVEMLRKVGIPRAEGVARAYPHQLSGGMRQRVMIAIALCCEPELLIADEPTTALDVTIQAQILDLMKTLNRETGTAIMMITHDLGVVAELCERVVVMYAGKVVEEGSVHDILTDARHPYTQGLIRSIPRLDEERDRLYSIPGQVPRPGAIAQGCRFAPRCEHAMPICAEQLPELIAGANPSHRSRCWLNTTQEVAN; this comes from the coding sequence ATGGCACCGAGCCTGCTGGAATTAACCGACCTGCATACGTACTTCGCCACGGACCGCGGCGAACTGCCAGCCGTGGACGGAGTCGATTTGACCGTGCGATCCGGCGAAATCGTCGGCATCGTGGGCGAATCCGGCTGCGGCAAAAGCGTCACCTCCCTGTCGATCCTGCGGCTGCTGCCCGAGCCGCTTGCCCGCTATGCGAAAGGATCGATCCGCTTCAAGGGCGAGGACCTGCTCCGCGCCAAGGAGAAGCGGATGAAGCAGGTGCGGGGCAACGAGATTTCGATGATTTTCCAGGAGCCGATGACCTCGCTCAATCCGCTGCTGACGATCGGCGATCAGATCGGCGAGACGCTGCGCGTCCATCGTTCGATGAGGCGCAAGGAAGCCGCCGAGATCGCAGTCGAGATGCTGCGCAAGGTCGGCATCCCCCGCGCCGAGGGCGTCGCGCGGGCTTACCCGCACCAGCTGTCCGGCGGCATGCGGCAGCGCGTCATGATCGCGATCGCGCTCTGCTGCGAGCCGGAGCTGCTCATCGCCGACGAGCCGACGACGGCGCTCGACGTGACGATCCAAGCCCAGATCCTCGACCTGATGAAGACCCTCAACCGCGAGACCGGCACGGCGATCATGATGATTACGCATGATCTCGGCGTCGTCGCGGAGCTGTGCGAGCGGGTCGTCGTCATGTATGCCGGCAAAGTCGTCGAGGAAGGCTCCGTCCATGATATTCTCACCGATGCGCGCCATCCCTACACGCAGGGACTGATCCGCTCCATCCCGCGGCTGGACGAGGAGCGCGATCGGCTGTACTCGATCCCCGGCCAGGTTCCCCGCCCCGGCGCGATCGCCCAGGGCTGCCGCTTCGCTCCGCGCTGCGAGCATGCGATGCCCATCTGCGCCGAGCAGCTGCCGGAGCTGATCGCGGGCGCCAATCCCTCCCACCGGTCGCGCTGCTGGCTGAATACGACCCAGGAGGTGGCGAATTGA